A single region of the Nitrospinota bacterium genome encodes:
- the ileS gene encoding isoleucine--tRNA ligase, which yields MDYKDTLNLPQTDFPMKAGLATLEPRLLEEWADMYQKIRKARTGAPKYILHDGPPYANGDIHTGHALNKILKDMIVKIKTMQGFDAPYVPGWDCHGLPIELQVDKKLGKKKGEISRSEKRKLCRDYASEFVDKQRESFKRLGIFGDWENPYLTMNYKYEADTVRELAKFIENGSLYQGLKPVHWCVSCCTALAEAEVEYEDHVSPSVFVKFPLWEGEAEKLGLPSDREVSILIWTTTPWTIPANRAVAVHPGFDYSAVEYKDGILILATELAGKVLSKLGVDDVKSVKTFKGSELENVDTRHALYEKRSPIITGMHVTLEQGTGAVHTAPGHGQDDYIVGLKYGLEVYNPVRGDGRYVDDLEFFGGLKVPAANGDVIEKLSSTGRLLHEEKLGHSYPHCWRCKKPIIFRATAQWFISMEKNDLRARALENIGKTKWVPAWGKERIHGMVEGRPDWCVSRQRSWGVPITILFCEKCDEPLMSADVARRAADMIENKGADVWFELDAGEFASGAKCKCGSDRFRKEEDILDVWFDSGVSHALVLKDWKELSWPADLYLEGSDQHRGWFQSSLLESVGTGNPAPYKTVLTHGYVVDKQGKKMSKSVGNTITPEQVVKKYGAEVLRLWISSENYMEEVRISDEILKRLSESYRKIRNTFRFLLSNLYDFNPDKNFVDSHRLPELDRYILDRAYQMQKKVLEAFDRHEYHVLYHQINNFCVVDLSSFYLDIVKDRLYTYPAESDGRRAAQTTIYALTQLMVRLVAPVLSFTAEEIWKAIPEDSLCPKGSTVHSEEFLHEGWFRFANSEETSGKRLMALFSGKEFEFRKKWDTILEIRNRVLKVLEEKRRDKVIGHSLDAKLEISASGKHQTVMKEYEAELPFIFIVSQAVVKPKSEGEMEISVLKADGEKCERCWNYSTDLGRNSEHPAVCERCAKHLAESGV from the coding sequence ATGGATTACAAAGATACCCTGAACCTTCCTCAAACCGACTTCCCCATGAAGGCGGGGCTGGCAACGCTTGAACCGCGCCTGCTGGAGGAGTGGGCGGACATGTATCAAAAGATCCGCAAGGCAAGGACCGGCGCGCCCAAATATATCCTTCACGATGGCCCGCCGTACGCAAACGGCGACATCCATACGGGGCATGCTCTTAACAAGATCCTCAAGGACATGATAGTAAAGATCAAAACCATGCAGGGATTCGACGCCCCTTACGTTCCGGGGTGGGATTGCCACGGACTCCCTATCGAACTCCAGGTAGACAAGAAGCTTGGCAAAAAGAAGGGGGAGATTTCCCGCTCGGAGAAAAGGAAGCTCTGTCGTGACTACGCCTCCGAGTTCGTTGACAAACAGAGGGAGTCGTTTAAAAGGCTCGGCATCTTCGGGGATTGGGAGAATCCCTACCTCACAATGAATTATAAATATGAAGCCGATACGGTAAGGGAGCTTGCAAAGTTCATTGAGAACGGCTCTCTATACCAGGGATTAAAACCGGTGCACTGGTGTGTTTCCTGCTGCACGGCTCTTGCGGAAGCCGAGGTGGAGTACGAAGACCATGTATCCCCATCCGTGTTCGTCAAGTTTCCCCTTTGGGAAGGGGAAGCAGAAAAACTAGGCCTCCCTTCCGACAGGGAGGTTTCCATTCTGATCTGGACCACCACCCCCTGGACAATCCCCGCCAACCGCGCGGTTGCGGTGCACCCCGGGTTCGACTACTCCGCAGTGGAGTATAAGGACGGTATCCTCATTCTCGCCACGGAGCTTGCCGGAAAGGTTTTAAGCAAACTTGGAGTAGACGACGTAAAGAGCGTTAAGACCTTTAAGGGGTCGGAGCTGGAAAATGTCGACACGAGGCATGCCCTGTATGAAAAAAGATCCCCGATTATCACAGGTATGCATGTAACCCTCGAACAGGGTACCGGCGCGGTTCATACAGCCCCGGGGCATGGGCAGGATGACTATATAGTCGGATTGAAGTATGGCCTTGAGGTCTATAACCCGGTGAGGGGTGACGGCAGATATGTAGACGATCTGGAGTTCTTCGGAGGGCTCAAGGTTCCGGCAGCGAACGGCGACGTGATTGAAAAGCTGTCATCCACAGGGAGGCTCCTCCATGAGGAGAAGCTGGGGCACTCATACCCCCACTGCTGGCGATGCAAGAAACCGATAATCTTCCGCGCAACCGCGCAGTGGTTTATCAGCATGGAGAAGAATGATCTGCGGGCGAGGGCTCTTGAGAACATCGGCAAAACCAAATGGGTTCCCGCATGGGGGAAGGAACGAATTCACGGAATGGTCGAGGGGCGCCCCGACTGGTGCGTTTCGCGGCAAAGGTCGTGGGGCGTGCCGATAACCATTCTTTTCTGTGAAAAATGCGATGAACCGCTGATGAGCGCCGACGTGGCAAGAAGAGCCGCCGACATGATAGAGAATAAAGGGGCGGACGTCTGGTTCGAGCTTGACGCAGGGGAGTTCGCCTCCGGCGCGAAGTGCAAATGCGGAAGCGACAGGTTCAGGAAGGAAGAGGATATCCTTGATGTCTGGTTCGATTCCGGAGTGAGCCACGCGCTGGTGCTTAAAGACTGGAAGGAGCTTTCATGGCCGGCCGACCTCTATCTTGAGGGGAGCGACCAGCATAGAGGGTGGTTTCAAAGCTCGCTCCTGGAATCGGTAGGTACCGGCAATCCCGCACCGTATAAAACGGTACTTACCCACGGATACGTCGTGGACAAGCAGGGGAAGAAGATGTCGAAATCGGTAGGCAACACGATAACCCCCGAGCAGGTGGTAAAGAAATACGGCGCGGAGGTTTTGAGGTTATGGATATCTTCCGAGAACTATATGGAAGAGGTGAGGATATCCGATGAAATTTTAAAGCGCCTTTCCGAGTCGTACCGCAAAATCAGGAACACCTTCCGTTTCTTGCTTAGCAACCTGTATGATTTTAATCCAGACAAGAATTTCGTGGACAGTCACAGATTGCCTGAACTCGACAGATACATATTGGATCGCGCCTATCAGATGCAAAAAAAGGTGCTGGAGGCATTTGACCGCCATGAATATCATGTCCTCTACCACCAGATTAATAATTTCTGCGTAGTGGATCTAAGCTCTTTCTATCTTGATATCGTCAAGGACAGGCTTTATACATATCCTGCAGAGTCAGATGGACGCCGCGCCGCTCAAACGACCATATACGCACTCACGCAACTAATGGTTCGGCTGGTTGCTCCTGTTCTCAGCTTTACAGCAGAAGAGATATGGAAGGCGATACCCGAAGATTCATTGTGCCCAAAAGGCTCGACTGTGCATTCCGAGGAATTCCTTCATGAAGGGTGGTTCCGGTTTGCAAATTCAGAGGAAACTTCCGGTAAACGCCTTATGGCGCTGTTCAGCGGGAAGGAATTCGAATTTCGAAAAAAATGGGATACCATCCTTGAAATTCGTAACCGGGTATTAAAAGTGCTTGAAGAAAAGCGGCGTGACAAAGTAATAGGTCATTCGCTTGATGCGAAACTTGAAATATCGGCATCCGGCAAGCATCAGACTGTTATGAAGGAGTATGAGGCCGAGCTTCCATTTATATTCATCGTTTCACAGGCCGTGGTGAAACCCAAATCAGAGGGGGAGATGGAGATATCGGTATTGAAGGCCGATGGGGAGAAATGCGAAAGATGCTGGAATTACTCTACGGATCTGGGGAGAAACAGCGAACACCCGGCCGTATGTGAACGATGCGCGAAACATCTTGCTGAAAGCGGGGTTTGA
- the lspA gene encoding signal peptidase II, translating to MNGPAFQKYLPLIIWSIVILVADQVTKEIIRRSLAEGESVSVIDGFFNIVFVWNRGGAFSFLAGIDSIWRAIFFKAASVVALIVIVFIYRDVEEDDKVMKSALILIFGGALGNLWDRFLYGKVTDFLDVYFGTYHWPAFNVADSCISVGVTLVIVKTVLDLSSGNVSDTPKK from the coding sequence ATGAACGGCCCGGCTTTTCAGAAGTATCTGCCGCTCATTATCTGGTCCATTGTCATCCTCGTAGCTGACCAGGTAACCAAGGAGATCATAAGAAGGAGCCTTGCCGAGGGGGAATCGGTTTCTGTTATCGACGGCTTTTTCAATATCGTGTTTGTCTGGAACCGTGGGGGGGCATTCAGCTTCCTTGCCGGGATAGACTCCATTTGGCGCGCGATATTTTTCAAGGCCGCATCGGTGGTGGCGCTCATCGTAATTGTATTCATTTACAGAGATGTGGAAGAGGATGACAAGGTTATGAAGTCGGCCCTCATTCTCATATTCGGCGGCGCCCTGGGGAACCTGTGGGACAGGTTCCTCTACGGTAAAGTAACCGACTTTCTGGACGTCTATTTCGGGACATACCATTGGCCGGCGTTCAACGTGGCGGATTCGTGCATTTCGGTAGGTGTGACGCTGGTAATAGTGAAAACGGTATTGGATTTATCCTCCGGAAATGTCTCGGATACGCCAAAGAAGTAG